One window from the genome of Nicotiana sylvestris chromosome 9, ASM39365v2, whole genome shotgun sequence encodes:
- the LOC104223193 gene encoding uncharacterized protein At5g01610-like — MSTTRQITVTLAFPLLISLLTTLPPLITAAAVNGNSSLTAYDLLESYGFPVGILPKGITGYDLDKTTGKFNAYLNGSCSFSLEGSYQLRYKSKISGYIAKNKLTNLSGVSVKVLFLWLNIVEVVKNGDNLEFSVGIASASFSVDNFLVCPQCGCGLDCNSNVKIQKIRSNHLVSSV, encoded by the coding sequence ATGTCTACTACCCGTCAAATCACCGTCACTCTCGCGTTCCCCCTCTTAATCTCCCTCCTCACAACGTTACCGCCGTTAATCACCGCTGCCGCAGTCAACGGTAACTCTTCCCTCACCGCTTACGACCTACTCGAGTCCTACGGCTTCCCCGTCGGAATTCTCCCCAAGGGCATCACTGGATACGATCTCGATAAAACCACCGGCAAGTTCAACGCATACCTTAACGGCTCCTGCAGTTTCTCTCTAGAAGGTTCTTATCAACTAAGGTATAAATCCAAGATCAGTGGGTACATAGCTAAAAATAAGCTCACGAACTTATCTGGTGTTAGTGTAAAAGTTCTATTTTTGTGGCTCAACATTGTGGAGGTCGTTAAAAACGGTGATAATCTTGAGTTTTCTGTTGGGATTGCTTCTGCAAGCTTTTCAGTTGACAATTTCTTGGTTTGTCCACAATGTGGTTGTGGACTGGACTGCAATAGTAAtgtgaaaattcaaaagattcgAAGCAATCATCTTGTCTCTTCGGTTTAG
- the LOC104223194 gene encoding protein SENESCENCE-ASSOCIATED GENE 21, mitochondrial-like — protein MARSFSNSKVLSAVVSDSVSAFLCRRGYAAGSQGALSGGAKGGVPRSNMIMNKSGEESVKTSWVPDPVTGYYRPEGVANEIDAAELRKMLLKHKPRSN, from the exons ATGGCACGCTCTTTCTCTAACTCCAAGGTCCTCTCTGCTGTTGTGTCCGACTCTGTTTCTGCTTTTCTTTGCAG GCGTGGATACGCAGCGGGATCGCAAGGGGCGCTTTCAGGCGGTGCAAAAGGAGGAGTGCCAAGGAGCAACAtgataatgaataaaagtggagAGGAATCAGTGAAGACATCATGGGTGCCAGATCCAGTTACCGGTTACTACAGGCCAGAGGGAGTTGCTAATGAAATTGATGCTGCTGAGCTTCGAAAGATGCTTTTGAAGCACAAACCTAGAAGCAACTGA